In Candidatus Abyssobacteria bacterium SURF_5, the following proteins share a genomic window:
- a CDS encoding 2-oxoacid:ferredoxin oxidoreductase subunit gamma: protein MRIRKRVLRDGCQAERQPQEWGGEDVKKECRLCGFGGQGIILAGIILAETAAIHEGKHVVQVQDYGPAARGDSSKTDVIISTEPIIYPKCTRLDLLVALSQKGFEENAGSVRKGGTIIIDTDNVHPAKRAGIIRFPMTRIAREQAGTAISVNMVALGIITAVTELVELQNIEKTVLDRVPPHTKEQNRAALMAGYNIAQEQRRARKNVG, encoded by the coding sequence ATCCGAATTCGTAAGCGAGTATTACGCGATGGTTGCCAGGCTGAACGGCAGCCGCAAGAATGGGGAGGCGAAGACGTGAAAAAGGAGTGCAGGCTCTGCGGGTTCGGCGGGCAGGGAATCATCCTCGCGGGCATCATTTTGGCCGAGACCGCCGCCATCCACGAAGGCAAACACGTCGTGCAGGTGCAGGATTATGGCCCGGCCGCGCGCGGGGACTCGAGCAAAACCGATGTCATCATCAGCACCGAACCTATCATCTACCCGAAATGCACGCGGCTCGATCTCCTGGTGGCTCTTTCGCAGAAAGGATTTGAAGAAAACGCCGGATCTGTGAGAAAGGGCGGCACGATCATTATCGACACCGACAACGTGCATCCCGCTAAGAGGGCGGGCATCATCCGCTTTCCGATGACCCGAATTGCGCGCGAGCAGGCGGGAACAGCAATCAGCGTCAATATGGTCGCACTCGGAATCATTACGGCGGTCACCGAGTTGGTGGAACTGCAAAACATCGAAAAAACTGTGCTTGACCGGGTGCCGCCGCACACGAAGGAGCAGAACCGGGCGGCTTTGATGGCCGGATATAACATTGCGCAGGAGCAGCGCAGAGCCAGGAAAAATGTCGGATGA
- a CDS encoding DUF3786 domain-containing protein, whose product MSDDGKMKRPPQNTYEDARKVAWEVLEKKDPAAIAADGLLEHDGASGLLYIPFLSDRYAVDLSARKVMFENGLEVYPFLSVLLLHYLMGVNERPLAGEWITFRQFEGGDAYFGSFTDRTLVPLKNAFGQKPDLLEQAARPLGAERLDFGDVGLRVPVFPKLPLAVVLWTADSEFPPEVNVLFDKTANTILRTEDLAICGALTVSKLRKNAEKLLKTP is encoded by the coding sequence ATGTCGGATGACGGAAAAATGAAGCGCCCGCCGCAGAATACGTATGAAGATGCGCGCAAGGTGGCGTGGGAAGTCCTGGAAAAGAAGGACCCTGCCGCAATAGCAGCGGATGGATTGCTCGAACATGATGGCGCGAGCGGACTGCTCTATATCCCTTTCCTGAGCGATCGCTATGCGGTGGATCTGTCTGCCCGAAAAGTGATGTTTGAGAATGGACTGGAAGTATATCCCTTCCTCTCCGTTCTGCTCCTGCATTACCTCATGGGAGTCAATGAACGCCCGCTGGCCGGCGAGTGGATCACGTTTCGTCAATTTGAGGGTGGCGATGCCTATTTCGGTTCATTCACCGATCGGACCCTCGTGCCGCTGAAGAATGCTTTTGGACAAAAGCCGGACCTGCTCGAACAGGCGGCCCGGCCGCTCGGCGCGGAGAGGTTGGATTTCGGCGACGTCGGCTTGCGCGTGCCCGTCTTCCCGAAACTGCCGCTTGCGGTTGTCTTGTGGACGGCGGACTCAGAGTTTCCACCCGAGGTGAATGTACTTTTTGATAAGACCGCAAATACGATCCTGCGAACGGAAGATCTTGCCATTTGCGGCGCCCTCACCGTGAGCAAACTGCGCAAGAACGCGGAAAAGCTCCTGAAAACGCCATAG